In Flavobacterium piscisymbiosum, the sequence TTTCATATCTTTTGTAGCTAAACCAAAGTTAGCCTGAGCTGCAGCAGCATTTTTAGCATCAAGATCTATCTGACCTAATCCGATATAATTTAAATTTTTCTTATCAGATGCTTGTAATCCATTTGCGTAATAAATTTTGGCTGAATCAATAATAGATTGATTTAAATATATATTACCTAAAACAAAATTAGCTTCTCCGTCAGAAGGTTTTGCTTTGATGATTGTTTTAAGCAAAGACTTTGCTTTTTGAAATTGTTCAGCATCGATTGCTTTTTTAGCTTCTTTGATGTCTTGCGCTTTTGCAACAGTAGCTGAAGCAACTAAGGCAAGACTAAAAATTTTAAATTTATTCATCTTTAATTGTAATTAATTTATTCTTTATCTTTAATAATTTGACTTCTAATTTTAAGATTTCTTCCTGGAGTTCTAACAGGCAATAATCCCGATTTTAAAACAATACGTTGTCCGATGTCTCCTGAAATGAATGAAGCGAACCCCATTCCTAAACCAGTATAACCCTGACAATTTATAATAAACAAATCACGTGCCAAAGGATATTTTTTCTCACCAAGATCATTTTGAGTAGGACTATAGTATCCCCCACCATTTAGACCTTTTACACTCATAACGTTTATCTTTTTAACAATGTCGAGCATATTTGGAGATGGCTGATACAACCAATTTACTCCAACTACTCCAATCATACCATCATTCTCAGACACGAATTTAATAACTTCGTAGTTAGTTTTAAAAGAAAAAACATTTTTTGATGGAATATCTTTCACCTTAGCCAATTCTTTCATGTATCGTACCGTACTTGAATTTGGATTATCAAAAACAAGTCCCTTGATTTCAGAATCTGATTTGCCTTGTAAAAAATCAATCACGGTTTTCAACGCAATTAATGTATCATTATTGCTTTTATTAGTAACAAAAGCAATTGCATCTGATGCAAACGGCGTTACTCTAGGATTAATCTTGCTTTTTTCGAATCTTGTTTTCTCTTCCTGAGTCAAATCTCTGGTAGTAACAACCACTTTTGCTTTTTGATTTAACAAATCATTTATAAGCTCAGCTTCAGATTTAGGCTTTAATGAAATCTTAGCATCATAGTAAGTACCTTCAAAAACAGCCACCATATCTTCTACAATAGGTTTTATTGTTTCATCTACAGTAATATCTATAGATCCTTTTAAAATTGTTTCATTATCAGCTTCATTTTTACTTTTTTGGTTACACATGGCAAACAAAAAAACAAAAACTACCAAACCTACAATTTTACCATATTTGAACATAATTATTCTGCGTTTGAATTGATTAATCTTAAAAAACGAATTCCTGAATATACGATCAATAATCCGCCAAAAGCATATCTGTATTTAGGTTCCATGTCTAAAGGAAGTTTCTTCCAGAACATAATCATTAAACCCAGTACAAGATATATTAAAAAAAACATTATTCCTAAAACAAGAAGAAATCGCTCTTTGAGCGATTTCTTCTGAATATTATTAAGCTTATCTTTTAACATTATTCTGCAGATTGAATAGTAATAGGAAGCGAGTAAAGTACCCTAACTTTTTTACCATTTTGTTCGCCGGGAGTCCATTTTGGACATTTTTTAAGAACACGAATTGCTTCTGCTCCTGTACCGTAACCGATATCCCTTAAAACTTTAATGTCGGTTAATGAACCGTCTTTTTCAACTACAAAAGTAACATAAACTTTACCTTTTAAACCTTCTTCTTCCGGAGTCTTGTAATTGTTTCCTACGAATTTGTAGAACTTTTCAATTCCTCCAGGGAAATCTGGTTTTACTTCGATACCAGCCGTGTTGTAAACGTTGTTATCTTCTTGGATGATCTCCTGAACAGGTCCTTTACCAACTGGCTCATCAACAGTTAAAACTGCATCCGGATCTCCTTTGATAGTTTCGTTACCTACTTTTTTATCCTTAAGATCCACAATTTTTGGTGGGTCTTCAGTAATTTCGTTTGCTTTAGCAACTACCGGTTTCACAAACTTCACCTGATCCACTTTTGGTGGTGGTGGTGGTGGTGGCGGTTGATTTGGCTTAATTTCCTCTTTTTTAGGAGGCAATTTTACTGTTGCGATTTTAATATCGTTGTTTACCACTTCTTCTTCAGAATCTGGTAAGAAGCTTGCAATAAGAGGAGCTGCAACAGCAGCGCTAAAGATAAGTGAACCAATAATAAGCGCCTTTACAGTCGTCTTACCGTTAGCTTTTCTTAACTCATATGCACCATATATCTTATTACGCCCTTCGAATACGATATCAAGCCACTGATTTTTAATTATATCTAGTTTCATATTTCTTGATTATTAAGGATTAAAACAAGATTGCTCTTATTTTTTATCTATCAATTTCGTTTCTTCTGGACTAAACTCAGGAACAATCGCATAAGTCTCTACACCTGAAATTGCCATTTCATCCAAAATATCAACCAAATTACGGTAATTTGATTTCTTAGTTGGCTTGATAATAACTATAATTCCATTTTTAGGTTTCCCTAAAGCTGTAGAATAAGCTAAAACTGCTTTTTTCTGAGTTAATAATTCTTTACGAATTCCGTCTTTACCATAGGCAATATCCTTTGGACCTACTTTAGGAGTTGCAAGCAATCCCATATAATAAACCATTTTATTATCGGCACCAAGCATTACAGTCATCGTACGATTTTCATCTACTTTTGTATCCTCCGTTTTCTTAGTAGGATCTGGATCTTTATCTGGCAGAGACAAATCCATCGCTTGAGGTTTTGACAACGATGTGGTTAACATAAAGAACGTGATCAATAAGAATGCCAAATCCACCATTGCCGTTAAATCGACTTTAGAATTCTGCTTTTTACTTCTTACTTTACCACCTTTTCCGCCACCACCGTCGCCGGTATTTAATTCAGCCATTTTAGTGTATATTTTTTAATTAAAAGTCTCTTCCTCTCGTACCTGTAACTAAGTTAAAGGAATTGATTTTCTGATCTTGTAGAATATCCATTATCTTTTTGATTTGTGGATATTGTTCTTTAGCATCACCTTTTATTGCAATTTTCAATTCTTTATCATCAAGATCAATCGAAGCTCTTCTTGAAACCAAAAGCCAGTCTTTTAATTGATTATCTAATGAATCTATTGGAATTCCAGGTTGATTTGCTTTTGTTCTGTCAGCCGCTTTCAGATCGATAATTTGTTTCAAATTTGTCAATGGCACACCAAAGTCATCCATTAAAGCAAATTTAGTTTTATCGTCTTCTGTAAAAGTAACACCGTATTTTGCACCCATACCTTCAAGAGTTCTTTTACGAATCTCTCTACCTTTTAGATCAAAAAACACTTTGCTTTTTCCATCTGCACCTTTTCCTATTGTAATAATTGCTAAATCCGAATCAGGTAATTTAGTTTGAGCAACAGAAGAAGGCATATCTACAGGAAGTGCTTCTGGCACTTTAGCAGTAGCGGTCAAAATAAAGAACGTAAGCAAAAGGAACGCAACATCACACATGGCAGTCATATCTGTCGATGTTGACTTTTTTTTCATTTTTATTTTAGCCATTATCTTTTATTTTATTTTGATATAATTAATTGTAATTAATACTAATCAAAAATTAATTATTGTTTCAAACTTCCTCTGAATCTTCTGTAAGTATTTACAATTGTAGTACCAGCCTCATCGATAGAGTAAGTTAAATCATCAATTTTAGCAGTAAAGAAGTTATAAGAAACGATCGCTAAGATTGAAGTAGAGATACCTGTTGCAGTGTTGATAAGTGCTTCAGAGATACCTGTTGCAAGAGCAGCTTGATCTGGAGTTCCAGCAGAAGCTAACGCACCAAACGCTTTAATCATACCTGATACAGTTCCTAATAATCCTCCTAATGTACCTAAAGATACTAAAGTAGAGATAATAGTCATATTTTTTTCTAACATTGGCATTTCTAATGAAGTTGCCTCTTCGATTTCTTTGTGGATTACTTCTGCAGCTTCTTCACTGTTGAAACCTTCTTTTTTAACATCTTGGTATTTTACCAAAGCAGATTTAATTGCATTTGCAACTGAACCTTGTTGTTTGTCACATGAAGCGATAGCAGCCTCGATGTTTCCTTCTTTAATGTTTCCTTGTACATTTTTCATAAATGTATCTAAGTTTGCTTTACCAGCAGCTTTACCAATAACGATAAATCTTTCAATAGAAAAAACAACAACCATTAAAAACATACCTAATAATACCGGTACAATAAAACCTCCTTTATAAACTTGACCTAATGTATTGATCGGGTGACCTGTTTCTGGGTTACCTCCTTCGAAGTTAGCAGCATCTCCCATGATTACTTTCCAAATAAACACCCCAACTAAAATACACGCAACAATAATGATTCCTGTAATCATTCCTCCTCCATTTGAAGTGCTTTCTTTTTTAACTTTAACGTTTGCCATTTTTTTTAATTTTAATAGTTTTAAATAATTTTTATTTTTTAGTTATATTTAACTTGTAGAGGAGCAAATTTATACGTTTAGTTTAAATAAAAAAACTTTTTTTAATTTAATTGAATGAAATTTAACGTCAATTTAAAAAATATCTCATTAAATTGCCGGCGTCATTTTTTAGATAAAACAAAAAACAGGGCGATTAATGGGAAAATTACAACGTTTTAGTAAATATTCAAACATTCCGTTGATATCTTCTTAAAAAGATGCGAAATTATTTTTTATATAATTTTCAACCCACAAAAGCTTTTTCTTACTAAAAAAAACGAAGGCAAAATGTTAAAAAACCAAGCAATACTCTTATAATCATCTAAATTACAAATAAAACATGAATAAAAAAGACAATTTCATTCAAGATATAAACAATGGTTACGCTTCTAAAGGAGATAATATAATTCTGGGCGGAGCGATACTTGACGGAGAACCAATTGCTGAAGCTCATGTTAAAATTCCACTAAAAACCCTAAATCGACACGGTTTAATAGCCGGCGCAACCGGAACAGGAAAAACAAAAACAATACAGGTTTTTTCTGAGCAGTTGTCAAATGCCGGAATTCCTGTTTTAATGATGGATATAAAAGGAGATTTTAGCGGAATTGCAGAAGAAGGAAAGGAAGAAGGCTTTATTACAGAACGACATGCAAAAATAAACATCCCATACAATGTTGCTTCATTTCCGGTTGAATTGATGTCTTTATCCAAACAAAACGGAGTTCGCTTAAGAGCCACGGTTTCAGAGTTTGGTCCTGTTTTATTTTCCCGAATTTTAGATCTTAATGACACTCAGGCGGGGGTTGTTGCTGTTATTTTTAAATATTGCAATGACAACAATATGCCTTTGCTGGATTTAAAGGATATTAAAAAAGTAATCAACTATATTACTGAAGAAGGTAAAGAAGAAATATCAGCCAATTATGGCAAAATTTCTACTGCCACAACGGGAACTATTTTACGAAAAATAATAGAATTAGAACAACAGGGAGGAGATATCTTTTTTGGAGAATTATCCTTTGAAATTGATGATTTAATGCGAATTGATGAAAACGGAAAAGGATATGTTAATATCATTCGTTTGACTGATATTCAGGATAAACCAAAATTATTCTCGACTTTTATGTTGAGTTTATTGGCCGAAATTTATCAGCAAATGCCTGAAAAAGGAGATGTTTCTCAGCCAGAACTGGTCATTTTTATCGACGAAGCCCATTTGATCTTTAATGAAGCCAGCAAAGTCTTACTTGAACAAATTGAAACGATTGTAAAACTGATACGTTCTAAAGGTGTTGGTATTTATTTTGTTACTCAAAACCCTATGGACGTTCCTAGTGGTGTTTTAGCACAATTGGGTTTAAAAATTCAACATGCTTTAAGAGCTTTTACAGCAAATGATCGTCAGGCGATTAAAAAAACAGCAGACAATTATCCTTCTTCACAATATTATAAAACAGACGAATTGCTAACGAACTTAGGAATTGGAGAAGCGCTGGTTACGGCACTTAACGAAAAAGGAATTCCGACTCCGCTTGTTGCTACAATGATGCGTGCACCAATGAGCCGAATGGACGTTCTTACTTCTGATGAAATCGAAGTCATAAACAGCAAATCCAAACTGGTAAAAAAATACGCCGAAGAAATGGATCGCGAAAGCGCTTATGAAATTCTAAACAAAAAAATTGCCGATGCTGCTCAGGCCAGCGCGGAGCAAGAACAAAAAGCACCAACAAAATCATCAAAAGCTGAACCGAGTACTACAAGTGTAGTAACAAAATCAGTTTTAAAGGTAGTAACAAGTGCTACTTTTATCAGAGGTGTTTTTGGAGTTTTATCGAAAATATTCAAAAAATAAATTCAATAACAATATCAAAACTCAATTACAATATCAATGTCAAAATCAATTACAATTTTAAATTGCAAATACTATTGATTTTTGACATTGATATTGATTTTTGATATTGTAATTATTTTTGCAACAACTCCAGAATCTTATTGTCGATTTCAGTACTGTTCCAGATATTTTCGATATTATCTATTTTTAGAATTTCTTCCATAATTCCGTTTTGAAAATCGCCTATCGCCAAAGCTTCGGCATAAGGGCGATCACTAAAAGTTACACGGCTGTAAAGCGGAATCCATTTATCAGGATGTTTATCAGAAAATGCTTTTTCTATTTTCTTTTGCAATAAGAATTTTTCATCTGCTGTTTTCGTGCTCATTTCCATAAAATTTCGGTACGAAAGTTCGGCAATGGCATCAGCATTTGGTTTACGTGAAATTTGATATTCAGAGAAAATTTTCTTCCAGTCGTTTCCGTACTTTTCGATCATTTCGTTCAAAACCGTAATATCTTCAAAACCAGCATTCATACCTTGTCCGTAAAACGGAACAATAGCGTGACAAGCATCTCCAATCAAAGCAATTTTATCTTCATAAGTCCAAGGAAAACACTTCATTGTCACCAAAGTACTGGTTGGATTTTTAAAGAAATCTTCTGCCAATTTCGGAATCACTTCAATCGAATCCGGGAAGTTCTTCTCAAAGAAATCTTCTACCATTTTACGATCTGTAAGCGATGCAAAAGAATTTTCACCTTCAAAAGGCATGAATAAAGTACACGTAAAACTTCCGTCAAGATTAGGAAGCGCAATCAACATATATTCGCCTCGCGGCCAAATATGAAAAGAGTTTTTATCCAACTTATGTGTCGCATCGGCATTTGCCGGAATATTCAATTCTTTATATCCCATATTCAAAAATTCCTGCGAATAATTAAACATGCTCTGGCGTTGCATTCTGTGACGAATTCTGGAAAAAGCACCATCGGCACCAAAAACCATATCGTATTTTTTCTCCTCCCACTCGCCTCTTTCTGTTTCACCAATATGCAAAGTCGCATCGCTTAGCGTTACATCCCAGATTTTTTGTTCAAACAAAAATTCAGCTCCGGCGGCTTCAGCAAGATCAATCATTTTTCTGTTTAAAGCACCTCTGGAAATCGAATAAATCGACTCACCTTCCTGCCCGTAATTCTGAAAATTGAGTTTATCAACCAAATGAATCGCACGTTTGTCCATCGGAATCGCGATTTCACGCACCGAATCGCCAACACCAACGCCATCGAGCGCTTTCCAGCCACGGTTAGACATTGCCAGATTGATAGAACGACCCGAAAAATTAATTTTACGAATATCAGGACTACGATCATAAACATGAACGGTGTGACCTGCTTTTTTGAGATAAATTGCCAATAGTGATCCTACCAATCCAGAACCTACAACAGCAATTTTTAGTGGAGTTTGCATCAAGAAAAATCTAAATATAAGATCGTAAAAATAAGTAATAAATACACAAAAGCTTTAAAATAAACCAAATATTTAGACTTATTCGTTATAATTATTTGGGCATGACCCGCCGAAAAAAGCGGGTCGGGCTATCCGCTATATTCCCGATTAACAAAA encodes:
- a CDS encoding PstS family phosphate ABC transporter substrate-binding protein, with the protein product MFKYGKIVGLVVFVFLFAMCNQKSKNEADNETILKGSIDITVDETIKPIVEDMVAVFEGTYYDAKISLKPKSEAELINDLLNQKAKVVVTTRDLTQEEKTRFEKSKINPRVTPFASDAIAFVTNKSNNDTLIALKTVIDFLQGKSDSEIKGLVFDNPNSSTVRYMKELAKVKDIPSKNVFSFKTNYEVIKFVSENDGMIGVVGVNWLYQPSPNMLDIVKKINVMSVKGLNGGGYYSPTQNDLGEKKYPLARDLFIINCQGYTGLGMGFASFISGDIGQRIVLKSGLLPVRTPGRNLKIRSQIIKDKE
- a CDS encoding energy transducer TonB — encoded protein: MKLDIIKNQWLDIVFEGRNKIYGAYELRKANGKTTVKALIIGSLIFSAAVAAPLIASFLPDSEEEVVNNDIKIATVKLPPKKEEIKPNQPPPPPPPPKVDQVKFVKPVVAKANEITEDPPKIVDLKDKKVGNETIKGDPDAVLTVDEPVGKGPVQEIIQEDNNVYNTAGIEVKPDFPGGIEKFYKFVGNNYKTPEEEGLKGKVYVTFVVEKDGSLTDIKVLRDIGYGTGAEAIRVLKKCPKWTPGEQNGKKVRVLYSLPITIQSAE
- a CDS encoding ExbD/TolR family protein translates to MAELNTGDGGGGKGGKVRSKKQNSKVDLTAMVDLAFLLITFFMLTTSLSKPQAMDLSLPDKDPDPTKKTEDTKVDENRTMTVMLGADNKMVYYMGLLATPKVGPKDIAYGKDGIRKELLTQKKAVLAYSTALGKPKNGIIVIIKPTKKSNYRNLVDILDEMAISGVETYAIVPEFSPEETKLIDKK
- a CDS encoding ExbD/TolR family protein, with product MAKIKMKKKSTSTDMTAMCDVAFLLLTFFILTATAKVPEALPVDMPSSVAQTKLPDSDLAIITIGKGADGKSKVFFDLKGREIRKRTLEGMGAKYGVTFTEDDKTKFALMDDFGVPLTNLKQIIDLKAADRTKANQPGIPIDSLDNQLKDWLLVSRRASIDLDDKELKIAIKGDAKEQYPQIKKIMDILQDQKINSFNLVTGTRGRDF
- a CDS encoding MotA/TolQ/ExbB proton channel family protein, producing MANVKVKKESTSNGGGMITGIIIVACILVGVFIWKVIMGDAANFEGGNPETGHPINTLGQVYKGGFIVPVLLGMFLMVVVFSIERFIVIGKAAGKANLDTFMKNVQGNIKEGNIEAAIASCDKQQGSVANAIKSALVKYQDVKKEGFNSEEAAEVIHKEIEEATSLEMPMLEKNMTIISTLVSLGTLGGLLGTVSGMIKAFGALASAGTPDQAALATGISEALINTATGISTSILAIVSYNFFTAKIDDLTYSIDEAGTTIVNTYRRFRGSLKQ
- a CDS encoding helicase HerA-like domain-containing protein, giving the protein MNKKDNFIQDINNGYASKGDNIILGGAILDGEPIAEAHVKIPLKTLNRHGLIAGATGTGKTKTIQVFSEQLSNAGIPVLMMDIKGDFSGIAEEGKEEGFITERHAKINIPYNVASFPVELMSLSKQNGVRLRATVSEFGPVLFSRILDLNDTQAGVVAVIFKYCNDNNMPLLDLKDIKKVINYITEEGKEEISANYGKISTATTGTILRKIIELEQQGGDIFFGELSFEIDDLMRIDENGKGYVNIIRLTDIQDKPKLFSTFMLSLLAEIYQQMPEKGDVSQPELVIFIDEAHLIFNEASKVLLEQIETIVKLIRSKGVGIYFVTQNPMDVPSGVLAQLGLKIQHALRAFTANDRQAIKKTADNYPSSQYYKTDELLTNLGIGEALVTALNEKGIPTPLVATMMRAPMSRMDVLTSDEIEVINSKSKLVKKYAEEMDRESAYEILNKKIADAAQASAEQEQKAPTKSSKAEPSTTSVVTKSVLKVVTSATFIRGVFGVLSKIFKK
- a CDS encoding FAD-dependent oxidoreductase, producing the protein MQTPLKIAVVGSGLVGSLLAIYLKKAGHTVHVYDRSPDIRKINFSGRSINLAMSNRGWKALDGVGVGDSVREIAIPMDKRAIHLVDKLNFQNYGQEGESIYSISRGALNRKMIDLAEAAGAEFLFEQKIWDVTLSDATLHIGETERGEWEEKKYDMVFGADGAFSRIRHRMQRQSMFNYSQEFLNMGYKELNIPANADATHKLDKNSFHIWPRGEYMLIALPNLDGSFTCTLFMPFEGENSFASLTDRKMVEDFFEKNFPDSIEVIPKLAEDFFKNPTSTLVTMKCFPWTYEDKIALIGDACHAIVPFYGQGMNAGFEDITVLNEMIEKYGNDWKKIFSEYQISRKPNADAIAELSYRNFMEMSTKTADEKFLLQKKIEKAFSDKHPDKWIPLYSRVTFSDRPYAEALAIGDFQNGIMEEILKIDNIENIWNSTEIDNKILELLQK